A genomic window from Bradyrhizobium lupini includes:
- a CDS encoding GntR family transcriptional regulator has product MSDIHIADATMVRRDDPDDIVARLEEDIIFGRLAPGARLTEDALMSAYGTSRHFVRQALVDAERRGIVRREKNVGATVRFYSAEEVRQIYEVREMLTRQAALMIPLPAQQGLIDELSALQRQYCARADLQDLRGIHEANDAFHLALFSACSNPYLVRSLQHYMNLTLPMRAKNLADSDGLAQSRRQHELMIELLKGRDSWALAQLCVDHMQFSKKDYLARIGDERAEGPRS; this is encoded by the coding sequence ATGTCCGACATTCACATCGCAGACGCCACGATGGTCCGGCGCGACGATCCGGACGACATCGTCGCGCGGCTCGAAGAGGACATCATCTTCGGCCGACTTGCGCCAGGCGCGCGCCTCACAGAGGACGCGCTGATGTCGGCTTACGGCACTTCGCGCCATTTCGTGCGGCAGGCCTTGGTGGATGCGGAGCGCCGGGGCATCGTCCGCCGCGAGAAGAATGTCGGCGCCACCGTGCGGTTTTACTCGGCCGAAGAGGTCCGGCAGATCTACGAGGTCCGGGAGATGCTGACCCGGCAGGCGGCGCTGATGATCCCCCTGCCCGCACAGCAAGGCCTGATCGACGAGCTCTCTGCATTGCAGCGGCAATATTGCGCGAGAGCGGATTTGCAGGACCTGCGCGGCATCCATGAAGCCAACGACGCCTTCCACCTCGCGCTGTTCTCGGCCTGCAGCAATCCATATCTGGTGCGCTCGCTGCAGCACTACATGAACCTGACCCTGCCGATGCGCGCCAAGAATCTCGCCGACAGCGACGGGCTGGCACAATCGCGCCGCCAGCACGAGCTCATGATCGAGCTGTTGAAGGGCCGCGACAGCTGGGCGCTGGCGCAGCTGTGTGTGGATCACATGCAGTTCAGCAAGAAGGATTACCTGGCGCGGATTGGGGATGAGCGAGCCGAGGGCCCGCGTTCATAG
- a CDS encoding DUF1236 domain-containing protein, with product MICRLVGAAAVAVAVLLPVTTQAQGVPGGVERGARDGERAAGPVGAVVGGVVGGVVGGVAGVLGVDQRPRFHSYVVEQRRPSYQYREDVRVGAVLPEEGVTYYEVPPEYGAREYRYTVVNGRTVLVEPRTHRIVEIVE from the coding sequence ATGATTTGCCGTTTAGTCGGAGCCGCCGCTGTTGCCGTCGCCGTCCTGCTTCCCGTAACGACCCAGGCCCAGGGCGTTCCCGGAGGCGTCGAACGCGGTGCGCGGGATGGTGAGCGAGCGGCAGGGCCTGTCGGTGCAGTTGTGGGTGGCGTCGTCGGCGGAGTCGTTGGCGGCGTGGCGGGAGTCCTTGGTGTCGATCAACGTCCTCGCTTTCACTCCTACGTCGTCGAACAGCGGCGGCCCTCATATCAGTACCGCGAGGATGTGAGAGTCGGGGCGGTTCTTCCGGAAGAGGGCGTGACCTATTACGAGGTGCCGCCCGAGTACGGCGCCCGTGAGTATCGTTACACGGTGGTGAACGGTCGCACGGTTCTGGTCGAACCGCGAACCCACCGGATCGTTGAGATCGTCGAATAA
- a CDS encoding NAD(P)/FAD-dependent oxidoreductase produces MTDGPVVIIGAGHGGYQVAASLRQAGFSAAICLINDEAHLPYQRPPLSKAYIKGTAGPESLMFRPGKFYQDQSIELVAGRAVSIDRAGRKVLLASGRPLPYGHLVLATGARNRLLDLPNANLPDVKYLRILDDSEVLRQIMPSKTRVVVIGAGFIGLEFAATARIKGLEVDVLELAPRVMARAVTAEVSEYFQARHREAGIRIHLGVQATAIEAEDGKVTGVSLSDGRHLPADLVVVGVGVLPNIELAAEAGLPVAAGIIVDEYLSTADPDISAIGDCALFNSPRFGGSQRLESVQNATDHARCLAARLTGDRKAYDSHPWFWSDQGEDKLQIAGLTTGYDRVVLRGDPTRKAFSAFCYKGDNLLGIESINRAGDHMFGRRLFGLDRSITPEHAADESFDLKGALA; encoded by the coding sequence ATGACGGACGGTCCGGTGGTCATTATCGGTGCCGGCCATGGCGGCTACCAGGTGGCGGCATCGCTGCGTCAGGCGGGATTTTCCGCTGCTATCTGCCTGATCAACGACGAGGCGCATCTGCCCTATCAGCGGCCGCCTTTGTCCAAGGCTTACATCAAGGGGACCGCCGGGCCGGAGAGCCTGATGTTCCGGCCGGGGAAATTCTACCAGGACCAGAGCATCGAGCTGGTCGCGGGCCGCGCCGTGTCGATCGACCGCGCGGGGCGCAAGGTGCTGCTCGCCTCGGGCAGGCCGCTGCCCTACGGCCACCTCGTGCTGGCGACCGGCGCCCGCAACCGGCTGCTCGATCTGCCCAATGCGAACCTTCCCGACGTGAAATATCTGCGCATCCTCGACGACAGCGAGGTGCTGCGGCAGATCATGCCGTCAAAGACGCGGGTCGTGGTGATCGGCGCCGGCTTCATCGGCCTCGAATTCGCGGCCACCGCGCGCATCAAGGGGCTAGAGGTCGACGTGCTCGAACTCGCCCCGCGCGTGATGGCGCGCGCGGTGACGGCTGAGGTGTCGGAGTATTTTCAGGCGCGGCATCGCGAGGCCGGCATCCGCATCCACCTCGGCGTGCAAGCAACCGCGATCGAGGCGGAGGACGGCAAGGTCACCGGCGTCTCCTTGAGCGACGGAAGGCATTTGCCGGCGGATCTTGTCGTGGTCGGCGTCGGCGTGCTGCCGAACATCGAGCTTGCGGCGGAGGCGGGGCTGCCGGTCGCGGCCGGGATCATCGTCGACGAATATCTCTCGACGGCCGATCCTGATATCTCGGCGATCGGCGATTGCGCGCTGTTCAACAGCCCGCGCTTCGGCGGATCGCAGCGGCTGGAATCGGTGCAGAATGCCACCGATCACGCGCGCTGCCTCGCGGCGCGGCTGACCGGCGACCGCAAGGCCTATGACAGCCATCCCTGGTTCTGGAGCGACCAGGGCGAGGACAAGCTCCAGATCGCGGGCCTCACCACCGGCTACGACCGCGTCGTCCTGCGCGGCGATCCCACCAGGAAGGCATTCTCGGCGTTCTGCTACAAGGGCGACAATCTGCTCGGCATCGAATCGATCAACCGTGCCGGCGACCACATGTTCGGCCGCCGCCTGTTCGGCCTGGATCGCTCGATCACGCCGGAGCATGCCGCCGACGAAAGTTTCGATCTGAAGGGCGCGCTGGCGTGA
- a CDS encoding ribokinase — protein sequence MGRVFVAGSINMDVVATADRHPRVGETVAGKQVLYFPGGKGANQAVAASRLGARTTLIGRLGKDLFGGELRTFLGAQGIDLGAIRETAEAHTGTAIITVAEADNTIVVIPGSNALVGVDDVAAVPLAKGDVAVSQFEIPLPTIAAFFRRARDIGATTLLNPAPAQTMSSELLALIDILVLNETELGLLAGVELSDSDEAARILDVARKLQAREDQTICVTLGKRGVLALAGREEISVQGRVVKAVDTTGAGDCFVGALAAQLADGVDLRAALAFANAAASISVQRMGAGPSMPTAAEVAAVLNAN from the coding sequence ATGGGGCGCGTCTTCGTCGCCGGCAGCATCAACATGGATGTGGTGGCGACAGCCGATCGCCATCCCAGGGTCGGCGAGACCGTCGCCGGCAAGCAGGTGCTGTATTTTCCGGGCGGCAAGGGCGCCAACCAGGCGGTGGCGGCGTCGCGGCTTGGCGCGCGGACCACGCTGATCGGCCGGCTGGGCAAGGATTTGTTCGGCGGTGAGCTGAGGACGTTCCTCGGCGCGCAAGGCATCGATCTCGGCGCGATCCGAGAGACGGCCGAGGCGCACACAGGCACGGCCATCATCACGGTGGCGGAGGCCGACAACACCATCGTCGTCATTCCCGGCAGCAATGCGCTTGTCGGCGTCGATGACGTCGCGGCCGTCCCGCTAGCCAAGGGCGACGTCGCGGTCAGCCAATTCGAGATCCCGCTGCCGACGATCGCCGCGTTCTTCCGGCGGGCTCGCGACATTGGCGCCACGACGCTGCTCAATCCGGCTCCGGCACAAACCATGTCTAGCGAATTGCTCGCGCTGATCGACATCCTCGTGCTGAACGAGACCGAGCTCGGCCTCCTCGCCGGCGTGGAGTTGTCCGACAGTGACGAGGCCGCGCGCATCCTCGACGTCGCACGAAAACTTCAGGCGCGCGAGGACCAGACCATCTGCGTGACCCTCGGCAAGCGCGGCGTGCTGGCGCTCGCGGGACGCGAGGAGATTTCGGTGCAAGGCCGCGTGGTGAAGGCGGTCGACACCACGGGCGCAGGCGATTGTTTTGTGGGAGCACTCGCGGCGCAACTCGCCGACGGCGTCGACTTGCGCGCAGCACTCGCCTTCGCCAATGCCGCCGCCTCGATCTCCGTGCAGCGCATGGGCGCGGGGCCGTCGATGCCGACGGCCGCGGAAGTCGCCGCCGTCCTCAATGCGAACTGA
- a CDS encoding IlvD/Edd family dehydratase, protein MTSGLRKGLTSYGDAGFSLFLRKAFIKAMGYSDDALERPIVGITNTYSDYNPCHGNVPQIIEAAKRGVMLSGAMPFVFPTISIAESFAHPTSMYLRNLMAMDTEEMIRAQPMDSVIVIGGCDKTLPAQVMAAISADLPTVVIPVGPMVVGHHKGEVLGACTDCRRLWGKYRAGEMDDVEIEAVNGRLAPSVGTCMVMGTASTMACMIEAMGLSLPMSATIPAPHAERFRLAEASGRVAAEMAKTKGPKPSEVLTPASFKNAQVVLQAIGGSTNGLIHLTAMAHRSPHRLDLGVFDQIGREVPVLVDLKPSGEHYMEHFHHAGGVPKLLAQLGDLVDLDAKTITGQTLRDIAANAEDVPGQDAIRPRDNPIKKEGGLAVLHGNLAPRGAVIKQSAASPKLLQHTGRAVVFESVEDMTLRVDDPDLDVTADDVLVLRNAGPKGAPGMPEAGYLPIPKKLARAGTKDMVRISDARMSGTAFGTIVLHITPESAVGGPLALVKNGDMIRLDVAKRSIELLVDATELERRRTALKPAAAPDEARRGYAWLFNETIMQADEGCDFDFMQRTGKKTEQKTKRG, encoded by the coding sequence ATGACGAGTGGGTTGCGCAAAGGGCTGACGAGCTATGGCGATGCCGGCTTCTCGCTGTTCCTGCGCAAGGCGTTCATCAAGGCCATGGGCTATTCCGACGACGCGCTGGAGCGTCCGATCGTCGGCATCACCAACACCTATAGCGACTACAATCCCTGCCACGGCAACGTCCCGCAGATCATCGAGGCCGCCAAGCGCGGCGTGATGCTGTCGGGCGCGATGCCGTTCGTGTTCCCGACGATCTCGATCGCGGAGAGTTTTGCGCATCCGACCTCGATGTATCTGCGCAATCTGATGGCGATGGACACCGAGGAGATGATCCGCGCGCAGCCGATGGATTCGGTGATCGTCATCGGCGGCTGCGACAAGACTCTTCCTGCGCAGGTGATGGCGGCGATCAGCGCCGACCTGCCGACGGTGGTCATCCCCGTTGGCCCCATGGTGGTTGGTCATCACAAGGGCGAGGTGCTGGGCGCCTGCACCGATTGCCGTCGCCTCTGGGGCAAGTATCGCGCCGGCGAAATGGATGATGTCGAGATCGAGGCGGTGAACGGCCGCCTTGCGCCGTCGGTCGGCACCTGCATGGTGATGGGCACCGCCTCCACCATGGCCTGCATGATCGAGGCCATGGGCCTGTCGCTGCCGATGAGCGCGACGATTCCCGCCCCGCATGCGGAGCGCTTTCGCCTTGCCGAGGCGAGCGGCAGGGTGGCCGCCGAGATGGCCAAGACCAAAGGTCCGAAGCCGAGCGAGGTGCTGACGCCGGCATCTTTTAAGAATGCCCAGGTCGTGCTCCAGGCGATCGGCGGCTCGACCAACGGCCTGATCCATTTGACCGCGATGGCACATCGTTCGCCACACCGGCTCGACCTCGGGGTGTTCGACCAGATTGGCCGCGAGGTGCCGGTGCTGGTCGATCTCAAGCCGTCCGGCGAGCATTACATGGAGCATTTCCATCACGCCGGCGGCGTGCCGAAACTGCTGGCGCAACTCGGCGATCTCGTCGATCTCGATGCCAAGACGATCACCGGCCAGACGCTGCGCGATATCGCGGCGAACGCGGAAGACGTGCCCGGCCAGGACGCGATCCGTCCGCGGGACAATCCGATCAAGAAGGAAGGCGGCCTCGCCGTCCTGCACGGCAATCTCGCGCCGCGCGGCGCAGTCATCAAGCAATCCGCCGCGAGCCCAAAGCTGCTGCAACACACGGGCCGTGCGGTGGTGTTCGAATCCGTCGAGGATATGACGCTGCGGGTGGACGATCCCGATCTCGACGTCACGGCCGATGACGTGCTGGTGCTGCGCAACGCCGGCCCCAAGGGCGCGCCCGGCATGCCGGAGGCGGGCTATCTGCCGATCCCGAAGAAGCTCGCGCGCGCTGGGACCAAGGACATGGTGCGCATTTCGGATGCGCGCATGAGCGGCACCGCATTCGGCACCATCGTGCTGCACATCACTCCGGAATCCGCCGTCGGCGGCCCGCTGGCGCTGGTGAAGAACGGCGACATGATCCGACTCGACGTCGCCAAGCGCAGCATCGAGCTTCTGGTGGATGCTACCGAGCTGGAACGGCGGCGTACGGCATTGAAGCCCGCGGCTGCGCCGGATGAGGCGCGGCGCGGCTATGCGTGGCTGTTCAACGAGACCATCATGCAGGCCGACGAGGGCTGCGATTTCGATTTCATGCAGAGGACTGGGAAGAAGACTGAGCAGAAAACTAAGAGAGGGTGA
- a CDS encoding TRAP transporter small permease, with the protein MTIADKLLVQRQRHLKWRGLDWLELALMILCGVLCFGFSLSVTADIVTRTIGHPWLWLQEVTSTLFIYAIFVGTAAATRRNDHLYLTAISEAMHGTPRLIVEVIIRIVVLGVAFCLILYGYQNYLRGFGSFRLPSGTPIASLYAIIPLSGVLIGLFTIEQLVNGLRNGFDHPEPPEEDDGAPVITDAQMRAQP; encoded by the coding sequence ATGACAATCGCCGACAAACTGCTGGTGCAACGCCAACGGCACCTCAAATGGCGCGGGCTGGACTGGCTCGAGCTCGCCTTGATGATCCTCTGCGGCGTGCTCTGCTTCGGCTTCTCGCTGTCGGTGACCGCCGACATCGTCACCCGTACCATCGGCCATCCCTGGCTCTGGCTCCAGGAAGTGACCTCGACGCTGTTCATCTATGCGATTTTCGTCGGCACCGCGGCCGCGACCCGGCGCAACGACCACCTCTATCTCACCGCGATCTCCGAGGCGATGCACGGCACGCCGCGTCTGATCGTCGAAGTCATCATCCGGATCGTGGTGCTCGGCGTCGCCTTCTGCCTGATCTTGTACGGATATCAGAACTATCTCCGCGGCTTCGGCAGTTTCCGCCTGCCGTCGGGCACGCCGATCGCCTCGCTCTACGCGATCATCCCTCTGTCGGGCGTGCTGATCGGCCTGTTCACCATCGAGCAGCTCGTCAACGGTCTGCGCAACGGCTTTGACCACCCCGAGCCACCCGAAGAGGATGACGGGGCGCCTGTTATCACCGACGCGCAGATGAGGGCGCAGCCGTGA
- a CDS encoding TRAP transporter large permease yields the protein MSALLVLALMTVCFLSFGYLGVPVPFSLMAGVFIGALLSDVSLAAIIQKVFDGVDSEALLAIPFFLLVGELMSSANVVVRIANLSVSLVGHIRGGLSQVVVVFSMFFSEMSGSTTADVAVMSRALGGPMKREGYEPAFIAAIIASASTIAALVPPSITAVVYGAVGNVSIAGLFMAGVVPGLMIGFGLMIYCYFFGPSGLRKPRAPLRQVVFAAGDAALPLMIPVILLGGILTGWFTPTEAGVVAVVWIVVVVIPALNRGHIRKIPYDFCLAGLIFSLPLITIGAANAFGWMLAYLRGASYIAEVITSLAGNDPHLIMLLMVLLFTVVGDFIEPVPTIIIFMPLVNTLTEAGDINAVHMGVVLIATLAFGLITPPYGLVLLMASKFVGVSFAKALRAALPIYLVFLGTIAFAIYFPSVVLWLPQKVLPESVGCFKSPAGTGYICPK from the coding sequence GTGAGCGCACTCCTTGTTCTGGCGTTGATGACGGTCTGCTTCCTGTCGTTCGGCTATCTCGGCGTGCCCGTGCCGTTCTCGCTGATGGCCGGCGTCTTCATCGGCGCGCTGCTGTCGGACGTCTCGCTCGCCGCGATCATCCAAAAAGTCTTCGACGGCGTCGATTCCGAGGCGCTGCTGGCGATCCCGTTCTTCCTGCTGGTCGGCGAGCTCATGAGCTCGGCCAATGTGGTGGTTCGAATAGCCAACCTCTCGGTGTCCCTCGTTGGCCACATCAGAGGCGGCCTGTCGCAGGTCGTGGTCGTCTTCAGTATGTTCTTCTCGGAAATGTCGGGCTCGACCACGGCCGACGTCGCTGTGATGAGCCGCGCTCTGGGCGGCCCGATGAAGCGCGAGGGTTACGAGCCCGCCTTCATCGCCGCGATCATCGCATCCGCATCGACCATCGCGGCGCTGGTGCCGCCGAGCATCACCGCGGTGGTCTATGGCGCCGTCGGCAATGTCTCGATCGCCGGCCTGTTCATGGCAGGCGTCGTGCCGGGCCTGATGATCGGCTTCGGGTTGATGATCTATTGCTATTTCTTCGGCCCGTCCGGCCTGCGCAAGCCGCGCGCGCCGCTGCGGCAGGTGGTGTTCGCGGCCGGCGATGCGGCGCTGCCGCTGATGATTCCGGTGATCCTGTTGGGGGGCATCCTGACCGGCTGGTTCACGCCGACGGAAGCCGGTGTCGTCGCCGTGGTCTGGATTGTCGTCGTCGTGATCCCAGCGCTCAACCGCGGGCATATCAGGAAGATTCCGTACGATTTCTGTCTCGCCGGCCTGATCTTCTCGCTGCCGCTGATCACGATCGGCGCCGCCAATGCGTTCGGCTGGATGCTCGCCTATTTGCGCGGTGCAAGCTACATCGCCGAAGTCATCACCTCGCTCGCCGGCAACGACCCGCATCTGATCATGCTGCTGATGGTGCTGCTGTTCACGGTCGTCGGCGATTTCATCGAGCCGGTGCCGACCATCATCATTTTCATGCCGCTGGTCAACACACTGACGGAAGCCGGCGACATCAACGCCGTGCATATGGGCGTGGTGCTGATCGCCACGCTCGCCTTCGGCCTGATCACGCCGCCTTACGGCTTGGTGCTGCTGATGGCCTCGAAATTCGTCGGCGTCAGTTTCGCAAAGGCGCTACGCGCCGCTTTGCCGATCTATCTGGTGTTCCTCGGGACGATCGCGTTTGCGATCTATTTCCCGAGTGTGGTGCTGTGGCTGCCGCAGAAAGTGCTGCCGGAATCGGTCGGATGCTTCAAGTCGCCGGCGGGCACGGGCTATATCTGTCCCAAGTAA
- a CDS encoding sugar kinase: MQALFIGQTYIDVVFITDHMPTGDEKHVASDYAVSFGGNAVTAAFCCAKLGIVPDLIATAANDWLGRMFMDMCAKYAISLHGRKVNQSSLSFIMPKDGKRAIVRCRDDDHIHPFPMLNLGGCRALHVDGHQPDAAIHYAKVCREAGILTSLDGGGLRTNTHELLEFIDVAIVAERLCEQMDLTPEKMLDYLKSRGCKIGGITMGEKGLLWYDETGTVQVMPAMPIPRERVIDTNGAGDVFHGAYVYSYLAHPGKSWREHFDFARAASTFKIQRLGNEAGLPTLVDIAKVRHEFEVRV, translated from the coding sequence ATGCAGGCTCTCTTCATCGGACAGACCTATATCGACGTCGTCTTCATCACCGACCACATGCCGACCGGCGACGAGAAGCACGTGGCCTCCGACTACGCGGTTTCCTTCGGCGGCAATGCGGTGACCGCGGCGTTCTGCTGCGCCAAGCTCGGCATCGTGCCCGATCTGATCGCCACCGCGGCCAATGACTGGCTCGGCCGCATGTTCATGGACATGTGCGCGAAATATGCGATTTCGCTCCATGGGCGGAAGGTCAATCAGTCCTCGCTGTCCTTCATCATGCCCAAGGACGGCAAGCGCGCCATCGTCCGCTGCCGCGACGACGACCACATCCATCCCTTCCCGATGCTCAATCTCGGCGGCTGCCGCGCGCTGCATGTCGACGGCCATCAGCCCGATGCCGCGATCCACTACGCAAAAGTCTGCCGCGAGGCCGGCATCTTGACCTCGCTCGACGGTGGCGGCCTGCGCACCAACACGCATGAGCTATTGGAATTCATCGACGTCGCGATCGTCGCCGAGCGCCTGTGCGAGCAGATGGATCTCACGCCGGAAAAGATGCTGGACTATCTCAAGAGCCGCGGCTGCAAGATCGGCGGCATCACCATGGGCGAGAAGGGCCTGCTCTGGTACGACGAGACCGGAACGGTGCAGGTGATGCCGGCGATGCCGATTCCGCGCGAGCGCGTGATCGACACCAACGGCGCCGGCGACGTCTTCCATGGCGCCTATGTCTATTCCTATCTCGCCCATCCCGGCAAAAGCTGGCGCGAGCATTTCGATTTTGCCCGGGCAGCCTCGACCTTCAAGATCCAGCGTCTTGGCAACGAAGCTGGCCTGCCGACTCTTGTCGACATCGCCAAGGTCAGGCACGAGTTCGAGGTTAGGGTCTAG
- a CDS encoding enoyl-CoA hydratase/isomerase family protein: MPAPVSQPDDPALLRIDGPIATITLNRPAAFNSINLAIAQQLEQLAAYIEGADDIRVVVLEGEGRAFSAGGDLQTIGAAAEAGTVTPVVGELLKHYHAFIEILRRMPKVSLSSVHGSAAGAGMGLAFVTDLCIAAEDAKFTPAYAKIGVSPDGGSTVGIVNTVGSRRALQIFLAEDNFTAQQAHEWGLVAKLVPAAELKAATRTLAERLAQNPLAAIAGTKSLVYQAATTPVKQQLDAEEHKIIMAMNTAEFRTAVKKFTSKSK; this comes from the coding sequence ATGCCAGCTCCCGTCTCCCAGCCCGACGATCCCGCCTTGCTGCGGATCGACGGGCCGATCGCGACCATCACGCTCAACCGGCCCGCCGCGTTCAACTCGATCAATCTGGCGATTGCACAACAGCTCGAACAGCTCGCGGCTTACATTGAGGGCGCCGACGACATCAGGGTCGTGGTCCTCGAAGGCGAAGGCCGCGCCTTCTCGGCTGGCGGCGATCTGCAGACGATCGGCGCCGCCGCCGAAGCGGGCACGGTGACGCCGGTCGTCGGCGAGCTGTTGAAGCACTATCACGCCTTCATCGAGATCCTCCGGCGCATGCCGAAGGTCTCGCTGTCCAGCGTGCACGGCTCGGCGGCCGGCGCCGGCATGGGCCTCGCCTTCGTCACCGATCTCTGCATCGCCGCCGAGGATGCCAAATTCACGCCGGCCTATGCCAAGATCGGCGTCTCGCCGGATGGCGGATCTACGGTCGGCATCGTCAACACGGTCGGCTCCCGCCGCGCGCTGCAGATTTTCCTGGCCGAGGATAATTTTACCGCGCAGCAGGCCCATGAATGGGGTCTGGTTGCGAAGCTCGTTCCCGCCGCCGAGTTGAAGGCGGCAACGCGAACCCTCGCCGAGCGGCTGGCGCAGAACCCGCTCGCCGCGATTGCCGGCACCAAGTCGCTGGTCTACCAGGCCGCCACGACCCCGGTGAAGCAGCAGCTCGACGCCGAGGAGCACAAGATCATCATGGCGATGAACACTGCGGAGTTTCGAACCGCCGTGAAGAAATTCACCAGCAAGAGCAAGTAG